Below is a genomic region from Treponema sp. J25.
TTTGATAAGTGGCGGCATTGGGTTATCAAAAAAAGAAACCATAAAAAATAACGAATCGACAGCCCCTTCTTCCCTTACCTCCCCTTCCTCTCATACAGCCCCTTCATCCGTGGGGAACCCTTCACCGGGAAAGCAGCGTTCCTTCCTATCCTCTCGCTTTTTCCTCTTTCTAAAGGGTCCCCTCTTTTTGGCAGGCCTCTGGTACGCCCTGACCATGATTCTTTTTGTCATTGCCAATAAGCTTACCGCCTCGGCCAATGTCATTGTGCTGCAGTATACCGCCCCCATCTGGGCCGCTCTTTTTGGCTGGAAAATCGCCGGGGAAAAACCGCGATGGGAACACGGGCTTGCGATGGTTCTTGTCATGATAGGACTGGTGTTCTTTTTCAGTGAAGGCCTCGCAGGGGGCTCTCCCCTGGGGGACCTTTTGGCCCTCGTATCGGGAGTCTGTTTTGCCCTCTACTCGGTGTATATGCGGCTCCAAAAAGAGGGGAACCCCGAAGGGTCCCTTCTCCTTTCCCATGGAATAACCGCCCTCGCAGGCCTTTTCTTTCTTTTCTGGAATCCGCCGATCCTCAGTTGGTCTTCCCTGGGGGCGCTCTTTGCCCTGGGAATTTTTCAGATTGGCCTTGCATCGCTCCTTTTTGCCTATGGTATCCGGAGGGTCTCTGCCCTTCAGGCGATGCTCATTGCCATGATTGAGCCAGTGATGAATCCGGTCTGGGTTTTTCTGGTAACCGGCGAACTTCCCGGTCCTGGGGCCTTTGCAGGGGGGCCCATCATTCTGGTAGCGGTAGTCGGTTCAGCCATCCTCGGCATGTATCACCAAAAAAGGGAAGAACCCGATCCTCCCTTTGATTGAGGCAAAAAAGGAGGGGGCCCGACCCCCTCACTGTATGCTGGGGCAAGAAAAGGTAAGAGGAGTTAGTTTGTTTTTTTCTGTTCGTCCTCCCCTGTACACAGGGGATTCTCGGGCCAAAAATGCTTTGGGTAGCGCCCCTTCATTTCCTTACGAACCTCCCTATAGGAACCGCTCCAGAAGCGTTCCAGATCATCGGTAACCTGAATGGGCCGATGGGCCGGCGAAAGGAGGTGAAACACCAGGGGCACCCCACAGATACGGGGCGAAGCACCGCAGCCAAACACTTCCTGAATCCGGATATGGAGACGGGGTGTGCCATCCCCATACTCTATACGGCGCTGCCGACCGGTGGGGGTCCTAAAGTATTCGGGCACTTCCCTGTCCAGAATCGGGAGGAGTTCCCACCCCAGGCGACTCTGGAGGGCCAGGAGGAGAGCTTCTCCATCGATGATGGGGCCTTCCCCTTCGGTACGGCCCGCCCACACATAGGGCCCCAGCCAGTGGGGGGCCTCTTCGACAAGGGTCCGCTCTTCCCAGAGGAGAGAATCTACCGGTCCCCCATGGGAGGCCCAAAACCGAAGCCGCTCCAGGAAACGGCGAGGCGCCCCATCCAGATCATCGAAGGGCAACACCCCCAGGCCC
It encodes:
- a CDS encoding DMT family transporter codes for the protein MKNNKIEQLTGIGAIALCALLWSTSGLLIKLIPWHPMIIAGGRSAIAFFLILISGGIGLSKKETIKNNESTAPSSLTSPSSHTAPSSVGNPSPGKQRSFLSSRFFLFLKGPLFLAGLWYALTMILFVIANKLTASANVIVLQYTAPIWAALFGWKIAGEKPRWEHGLAMVLVMIGLVFFFSEGLAGGSPLGDLLALVSGVCFALYSVYMRLQKEGNPEGSLLLSHGITALAGLFFLFWNPPILSWSSLGALFALGIFQIGLASLLFAYGIRRVSALQAMLIAMIEPVMNPVWVFLVTGELPGPGAFAGGPIILVAVVGSAILGMYHQKREEPDPPFD